A single genomic interval of Zunongwangia sp. HGR-M22 harbors:
- a CDS encoding Crp/Fnr family transcriptional regulator codes for MSFSNEDLDILQEHVHRVELQKGELLLTAEETVNYQYYVQSGCLRTYFIDQSGKEFTLQFAIHDWWISDYTAFFSASKSLMHIECLQDAELYRISKSSMEQLFLEIPRLESFFRRKMERAFASFQKRILAGLSLPAKERYLAFIKAYPNIEQSVKNYHIASYLGITTESLSRIRKEVSTF; via the coding sequence GTGTCTTTTTCAAATGAAGATCTTGACATTCTACAAGAACATGTACATCGGGTAGAGTTGCAAAAAGGTGAATTGCTTTTAACAGCAGAGGAAACTGTAAATTACCAATATTACGTACAGTCTGGATGCTTAAGAACGTATTTTATAGATCAGTCTGGGAAAGAATTTACGCTGCAGTTTGCCATTCACGACTGGTGGATAAGTGATTATACTGCTTTTTTTAGTGCTTCTAAATCATTGATGCATATCGAATGTTTACAAGATGCTGAATTATATCGAATCTCGAAATCTAGTATGGAACAGTTATTTTTAGAAATCCCGAGACTAGAATCTTTTTTCCGAAGAAAAATGGAAAGAGCTTTTGCAAGTTTTCAAAAACGAATTTTAGCCGGGTTATCACTGCCAGCAAAAGAACGTTATCTCGCTTTTATTAAAGCGTATCCGAATATCGAGCAAAGCGTTAAAAACTATCATATCGCTTCTTATCTGGGAATTACTACAGAAAGTTTAAGCCGAATCCGTAAGGAAGTGAGCACATTCTGA
- a CDS encoding M15 family metallopeptidase, with product MKKTVFILICLIFNFSFSQNLPEGFVYLSEVIPDIESELRYLENHNFTGRPVPGYESNKIILSSQAAKALEKVQQELENEGYCLKIFDAYRPQRAVDSFIAWSKKAEDTLNKSEFYPNKRKMNLFSLGYIATKSGHSRGSTVDLTIIDANTLEEIDMGGNFDFFGERSHHNFEDLNKNQRQNREYLKSIMSKYGFRHYSEEWWHYTFRNEPFPETYFNFIIK from the coding sequence ATGAAGAAAACGGTATTTATTTTAATTTGCTTAATTTTCAACTTTAGCTTTTCTCAAAACTTACCAGAAGGATTTGTTTACTTATCTGAAGTTATTCCAGACATTGAAAGTGAACTTAGATATTTAGAGAACCATAATTTTACCGGAAGACCAGTCCCCGGCTACGAGAGCAATAAAATAATTTTAAGCTCTCAAGCTGCCAAAGCTTTAGAAAAAGTACAGCAGGAACTTGAAAATGAAGGATATTGTCTAAAGATATTTGATGCATATCGCCCGCAACGAGCAGTTGATAGTTTTATAGCTTGGTCTAAAAAAGCAGAGGATACTTTAAATAAATCTGAGTTTTATCCTAATAAACGAAAAATGAATTTATTTAGTTTAGGATATATCGCTACAAAATCTGGTCATTCTAGGGGTAGTACAGTAGATTTAACTATTATAGATGCAAACACACTTGAAGAAATAGATATGGGCGGAAATTTTGACTTTTTCGGGGAGCGCTCTCATCACAATTTTGAGGATCTCAATAAAAATCAGCGTCAAAACCGAGAATATCTTAAATCTATAATGTCTAAATATGGATTTCGACATTATAGCGAGGAGTGGTGGCACTATACTTTTAGAAATGAGCCTTTTCCAGAAACGTATTTTAATTTTATAATCAAATAA
- a CDS encoding aminotransferase class V-fold PLP-dependent enzyme: MSNLRKGFPVLERYTYLNTAASGLLNEKVLEFRQEHDLDFLISGSVLKEGQSKLLTSVREKVGEAFSCAPNRVGLVPNFSYGFNTLLEGIEKPKKVLLLKNDYPSINWAVESRDFDICYAEINEFLEENIVEALKKEQPNFFAFSIVQYINGIKLSTAFLTQLKKDFPEVIFIADGTQYLGTEAFDFDATGIDVIISSTYKWLNAGYGNGFMLFNEDIEGKVSPKHLGFGSLQGKYKAHEGNFLGKFEPGHQDTLNYGSLGEALKMIKQIGISTIEDQVNILKVQAKKVFTEMDLLEHTVAKRGDHSSIFNIKGDDKLYQYLREKDIIVSQRGEGLRVSFHYFNTEGELDILVKALENYKR; this comes from the coding sequence ATGAGTAATTTAAGAAAAGGCTTTCCTGTTTTAGAGCGATATACTTACCTAAACACCGCAGCTTCAGGCTTGCTAAACGAGAAAGTTTTAGAATTTCGGCAAGAGCATGATCTCGATTTTTTAATTTCTGGAAGTGTTTTAAAAGAAGGACAAAGTAAACTTTTAACGAGCGTTCGTGAAAAAGTTGGCGAGGCTTTTAGTTGTGCCCCAAATAGAGTAGGGCTGGTGCCTAATTTCTCATATGGTTTTAATACGCTTTTAGAAGGTATTGAAAAACCTAAAAAAGTTTTATTGCTGAAAAATGATTACCCATCGATCAATTGGGCGGTAGAATCCAGGGATTTTGACATTTGTTATGCTGAAATTAATGAATTTTTAGAAGAAAATATTGTTGAAGCTTTAAAGAAAGAACAACCAAATTTCTTCGCATTTAGCATTGTGCAATATATCAACGGAATTAAACTAAGCACTGCTTTTCTTACTCAGTTGAAAAAAGACTTTCCTGAAGTTATTTTTATTGCTGACGGGACACAGTATTTGGGAACTGAAGCTTTCGATTTTGATGCTACCGGAATAGATGTTATAATTTCCAGTACTTACAAATGGTTAAATGCCGGTTATGGAAATGGTTTTATGCTTTTCAATGAAGACATCGAGGGTAAAGTTTCACCAAAGCATTTAGGTTTTGGTTCGTTACAGGGGAAATATAAAGCACACGAAGGCAATTTTTTAGGCAAATTTGAACCGGGCCATCAGGATACTTTAAACTATGGGAGTTTAGGGGAAGCATTGAAAATGATCAAACAAATCGGAATTTCTACGATAGAAGACCAGGTGAATATTCTTAAGGTTCAGGCTAAAAAAGTATTTACCGAGATGGATTTGCTGGAGCATACCGTTGCGAAAAGAGGCGATCATTCATCAATTTTCAATATTAAAGGCGACGATAAATTGTATCAATATTTACGAGAAAAAGATATTATTGTTTCTCAACGTGGTGAAGGTCTGCGGGTAAGTTTCCACTATTTTAATACCGAAGGAGAATTGGATATTTTGGTAAAGGCTTTAGAAAATTATAAAAGATAG
- a CDS encoding XRE family transcriptional regulator has protein sequence MAVPSIEIKHFKEVREENNFTQAEFAEVLGIKNSTADIERGRTKLSGRVVAELLRQFGINPLWLFGDSGQKYLKISKGDVSPKVVTVDRVGDNENIVMVNQKAAAGYPHNVQDVEWYTQLPAFDIPLPEFRNASYRGFQVEGDSMLPNYRPGEWVMAKGVGGMDEVNNNRVYVVVMYDSVLIKKIQRLPDPSKLLLISLNEEYLPIEVKLGDIQELWQVNSKLTFNLDNPSENGLFQQLQQSMEELKRELQQFKSYRNEAAS, from the coding sequence ATGGCCGTACCATCCATCGAAATTAAGCATTTTAAAGAAGTAAGAGAAGAAAACAATTTTACCCAGGCAGAATTTGCTGAAGTTTTAGGAATTAAAAACTCTACAGCAGATATCGAACGGGGCAGGACTAAACTATCTGGGAGGGTTGTGGCAGAGCTTTTAAGACAATTTGGTATAAATCCCCTTTGGCTTTTTGGAGATAGCGGCCAAAAGTATTTAAAAATTTCAAAAGGAGATGTTAGTCCAAAGGTTGTGACAGTAGATCGCGTTGGAGATAATGAGAATATTGTTATGGTCAATCAAAAGGCGGCTGCAGGTTATCCTCATAACGTTCAGGATGTAGAATGGTACACTCAATTACCAGCTTTCGATATTCCCTTACCAGAATTTAGAAACGCTAGTTACCGCGGTTTTCAGGTAGAGGGTGATAGTATGTTACCCAATTATAGACCAGGGGAGTGGGTAATGGCCAAAGGTGTTGGCGGGATGGACGAGGTTAATAATAATCGGGTTTACGTGGTAGTGATGTACGATTCCGTTTTAATCAAGAAAATTCAGCGGCTTCCAGATCCTTCTAAACTTTTATTGATTTCTTTAAATGAAGAATATTTGCCTATAGAAGTGAAATTAGGTGATATTCAGGAATTATGGCAGGTAAATAGTAAACTTACTTTTAACCTCGATAATCCTTCAGAAAATGGATTATTTCAGCAACTGCAACAATCGATGGAAGAACTCAAAAGAGAGCTGCAACAATTTAAATCGTATAGAAACGAAGCTGCTTCATAA
- the fabD gene encoding ACP S-malonyltransferase has product MKAYVFPGQGAQFSGMGADLYEKSAEAKELFERANEILGFSITDIMFSGSAEDLKQTKVTQPAVFLHSAILSKVLGADFKPDMVAGHSLGEFSALVANNTLEFEDALKLVSQRATAMQKACEITPSTMAAVLGLEDELVEAVCAEVDGTVVAANYNCPGQLVISGEIRAVEKACEELKARGAKRALLLPVGGAFHSPLMEPARKELAAAIEATNFKNPSCPIYQNVSTTAVTDPVEIQKNLVFQLTAPVKWTQSVQNMIKDGASSFTEVGPGKVLQGLVKKVDRKMETSSATI; this is encoded by the coding sequence ATGAAAGCATACGTTTTTCCCGGACAGGGAGCACAATTCTCAGGAATGGGAGCAGATCTTTATGAAAAATCTGCTGAAGCCAAAGAATTATTTGAAAGAGCAAATGAGATCCTGGGCTTCTCTATCACGGATATAATGTTTAGTGGATCTGCTGAAGATTTAAAACAAACTAAAGTTACTCAACCCGCAGTATTTTTGCATAGTGCTATTTTGAGTAAAGTTTTAGGAGCAGATTTTAAACCAGATATGGTTGCCGGGCATTCCCTTGGAGAGTTTTCTGCACTTGTGGCTAACAACACCTTAGAATTTGAAGACGCTTTAAAATTAGTTTCACAACGCGCAACGGCAATGCAAAAAGCATGCGAAATCACTCCATCTACAATGGCCGCAGTTTTAGGTCTAGAAGATGAGTTAGTAGAAGCTGTTTGTGCTGAAGTTGATGGTACCGTTGTTGCTGCAAATTATAACTGCCCAGGACAATTAGTAATTTCTGGTGAAATCAGAGCTGTTGAAAAAGCTTGTGAGGAATTGAAAGCACGTGGTGCTAAACGTGCACTGCTTCTTCCGGTTGGAGGAGCTTTTCATTCGCCGCTAATGGAACCAGCAAGAAAAGAACTTGCAGCTGCCATTGAAGCTACAAACTTCAAGAATCCAAGCTGTCCTATTTACCAAAATGTAAGTACTACTGCGGTTACCGATCCGGTTGAAATTCAGAAAAATCTGGTATTTCAATTAACTGCTCCGGTAAAATGGACACAATCAGTACAAAATATGATTAAAGACGGAGCTTCAAGCTTTACAGAAGTAGGCCCTGGTAAAGTATTACAAGGACTTGTTAAAAAAGTAGATCGCAAAATGGAAACTTCTTCTGCGACGATATAG
- a CDS encoding DegT/DnrJ/EryC1/StrS family aminotransferase → MRKIQMVDLKGQYEGIKDQINSSFDEVISSTAFINGPEVQNFQKEMEEYLGAKHVIPCGNGTDALQIAMMGLGLKPGDEVITADFTFAATVEVIALLGLTPVLVDVEPDTFNIDPEKIKEAITPKTKAIVPVHLFGQTANLDAIMDIAAAHNLFVIEDNAQAIGASYHDKTGNSYKTGTIGHIGATSFFPSKNLGCYGDGGAIFTNDDELAHTIRGVVNHGMYERYHHDVVGVNSRLDSLQAVVLRAKLPKLDAYNAARRKAADLYDAALKGQENIKIPVRVGEDDTHVFHQYTLKITNGKRDALVKHFQEKGIPCGVYYPIPLHKQKAYADERYNEADFEVTNQLVKEVISLPMHTELDEEQIEFITKELIEFVNA, encoded by the coding sequence ATGAGAAAGATACAGATGGTTGACCTTAAAGGTCAATACGAAGGAATAAAAGATCAAATTAACTCTTCTTTTGATGAGGTTATTTCCTCAACTGCGTTTATAAACGGGCCTGAAGTTCAGAATTTTCAGAAGGAAATGGAAGAATATCTTGGTGCAAAACACGTAATTCCTTGCGGTAATGGGACTGATGCCTTGCAGATCGCAATGATGGGCTTAGGCTTAAAACCGGGAGACGAGGTGATAACAGCCGATTTTACTTTTGCTGCAACGGTAGAAGTTATCGCTCTTTTAGGTTTAACTCCGGTTCTTGTAGATGTAGAGCCAGATACCTTTAACATCGATCCTGAAAAAATAAAAGAAGCAATTACACCAAAAACTAAAGCGATTGTGCCGGTACATTTGTTTGGGCAAACTGCAAATTTAGATGCCATTATGGATATTGCTGCGGCACATAATCTTTTTGTAATTGAAGATAACGCACAGGCGATTGGTGCGAGTTATCACGATAAAACTGGGAATTCTTATAAAACCGGAACAATCGGTCATATTGGAGCTACTTCGTTTTTTCCTTCTAAAAATTTAGGTTGTTATGGCGATGGAGGAGCTATTTTTACAAATGATGATGAATTAGCGCATACCATACGTGGTGTCGTGAATCATGGTATGTACGAGCGTTATCACCATGATGTTGTTGGGGTAAACTCAAGATTAGATAGTTTGCAAGCTGTGGTTTTAAGAGCAAAATTGCCGAAACTTGATGCTTATAATGCTGCCAGAAGAAAAGCAGCAGATCTTTATGATGCCGCTTTAAAAGGACAGGAAAATATAAAAATTCCTGTTCGAGTTGGAGAAGATGATACTCATGTTTTTCATCAGTATACTTTAAAAATTACTAATGGAAAACGAGATGCTTTGGTAAAGCATTTTCAAGAAAAAGGAATTCCTTGCGGTGTGTATTATCCAATTCCGCTTCATAAACAAAAAGCTTATGCTGATGAGCGCTATAATGAAGCCGATTTTGAAGTAACCAATCAATTAGTTAAAGAGGTAATTTCCTTGCCAATGCATACCGAGTTGGATGAAGAGCAAATTGAATTTATTACTAAAGAATTGATCGAATTTGTGAATGCTTAG
- a CDS encoding DUF427 domain-containing protein, translating to MKAIWKNTVIAESTETKTVESNHYFPMESIKKEYFKNSQKQTRCPWKGLASYFSIEIDGEKNEDAAWYYPKASYAAKPIQNHVAFKNGVEIKE from the coding sequence ATGAAAGCCATTTGGAAAAATACGGTTATTGCTGAAAGTACTGAAACAAAAACAGTAGAAAGCAACCATTATTTCCCCATGGAAAGCATTAAAAAAGAATACTTCAAAAATAGCCAAAAGCAAACCCGCTGCCCTTGGAAAGGCTTAGCTTCCTATTTCAGCATAGAAATAGATGGTGAGAAAAACGAAGATGCCGCATGGTATTATCCAAAAGCAAGTTACGCTGCCAAGCCTATCCAAAATCACGTCGCCTTTAAAAACGGAGTAGAGATTAAGGAGTGA
- a CDS encoding type 1 glutamine amidotransferase domain-containing protein, with amino-acid sequence MKKLVFVLTSHEDLGDTGEKTGFWIEEFASPYYILKDQGFEITLASPKGGQPPIDPKSYEPDFQTASTKRFDEDKEAQHQLANTLKLEGVRQEDYDAVFYPGGHGPLWDLAEDKYSIALIESFYNNAKPVAAVCHAPGVLKHVKNTEGEALVKGKRVTGFTNGEEEGVQLTNVVPFLVEDMLKEKGGIYSKKEDWQAYAVEDGLLFTGQNPASSELVAEYLLKKLS; translated from the coding sequence ATGAAAAAATTAGTGTTTGTTTTAACCAGTCATGAAGATTTAGGAGATACTGGAGAAAAAACTGGTTTTTGGATTGAAGAATTTGCTTCACCATATTATATCTTAAAAGATCAAGGTTTTGAAATTACTTTAGCCTCACCAAAAGGAGGACAACCACCAATCGATCCTAAAAGCTATGAACCAGACTTTCAGACCGCTTCCACAAAACGTTTTGATGAGGATAAAGAAGCGCAGCATCAGCTAGCGAATACCTTAAAATTAGAGGGTGTAAGACAAGAGGATTATGATGCAGTATTCTATCCAGGAGGTCATGGACCATTATGGGATCTGGCAGAAGATAAATATTCTATTGCCCTAATAGAAAGCTTTTACAACAACGCTAAGCCTGTTGCAGCCGTATGTCATGCACCTGGAGTACTTAAGCATGTGAAAAATACTGAAGGTGAAGCATTAGTAAAAGGTAAAAGGGTAACTGGTTTTACCAATGGCGAGGAAGAAGGTGTGCAGCTTACTAATGTTGTTCCTTTCTTGGTAGAAGATATGCTTAAAGAAAAAGGAGGAATTTATTCTAAAAAAGAAGATTGGCAGGCCTATGCTGTGGAAGATGGTCTTTTATTTACCGGGCAAAATCCCGCTTCTTCTGAATTGGTAGCAGAATATCTATTGAAAAAACTTAGCTAG
- a CDS encoding fructosamine kinase family protein: MSVNETYQPLFKLIEEKNDLKINNINQLSGGDINIVFLLNTSEGKKVIKINSAQRFPGMFEAEMEGMKALKAAKAIDVPKMIDVYTEAGYSCLLMDYRETGPKSSNFWTNFGKQIADLHRNTQPKFGFSEDNYIGSLPQQNKEHENIIDFYIKERLQPQFKLAKEQGYSLGDTNKFCSELYNIIPQEKPALIHGDLWNGNYLVNAQGNPCLIDPAVAYAPREMDLSMMKLFGGFDAELFNTYSEEFPLEKGFENRISIWQLYYLLVHLNLFGTGYLGSCKNIIERYT; encoded by the coding sequence ATGAGCGTAAATGAAACTTACCAACCACTTTTTAAACTAATTGAAGAAAAAAACGATCTAAAAATTAACAATATCAATCAATTATCTGGTGGTGATATTAATATTGTTTTTTTGCTAAATACTTCGGAAGGTAAAAAAGTAATAAAAATAAATAGCGCGCAGCGTTTTCCAGGAATGTTTGAAGCTGAAATGGAAGGAATGAAAGCTTTAAAAGCGGCTAAAGCTATAGACGTTCCCAAAATGATCGATGTTTATACTGAAGCCGGATACTCATGCCTTCTTATGGACTATCGGGAAACAGGTCCTAAATCTTCAAATTTCTGGACTAATTTTGGGAAACAAATAGCCGATCTTCATAGAAATACACAACCAAAATTCGGTTTTTCTGAGGACAATTATATTGGCAGCTTACCTCAGCAAAATAAAGAGCATGAAAATATTATTGATTTTTATATAAAAGAACGACTTCAGCCCCAATTCAAACTAGCTAAAGAGCAAGGATATAGTCTAGGTGATACTAACAAATTTTGTTCAGAATTATACAATATTATTCCGCAGGAAAAACCAGCATTAATTCATGGTGATCTCTGGAATGGTAATTACCTGGTAAACGCTCAAGGCAATCCCTGCCTTATCGATCCCGCTGTTGCTTATGCACCCCGAGAAATGGATCTATCGATGATGAAGCTTTTCGGTGGATTTGATGCTGAATTATTCAATACTTATTCTGAAGAATTTCCTTTAGAAAAAGGCTTTGAAAATCGTATTTCTATTTGGCAACTTTACTATTTACTTGTTCATCTTAACTTATTTGGTACCGGCTACTTAGGTTCATGCAAAAACATTATAGAACGCTATACCTAA
- a CDS encoding 2TM domain-containing protein: MDAEQRELYENARKRTLQKKRLFQHFIVFLSVSILAIILNVVIGFKEDLLLLGYNWFVWIVLIWGFIFLIHFFNVFLVNTFMGKEWQAKQIEKLVAKQKEKIAKLGRQVEQDYPLPEKNYKQNIGENSTNEKFKPISPDNPNQPNNH, from the coding sequence ATGGACGCCGAACAGCGTGAGTTGTACGAAAACGCCAGAAAAAGAACTCTTCAGAAAAAAAGATTATTTCAGCATTTTATAGTATTTCTTAGTGTCTCTATTTTGGCTATAATTCTAAATGTGGTGATAGGTTTTAAAGAAGACCTGTTATTATTGGGCTATAATTGGTTTGTTTGGATTGTGCTTATTTGGGGATTTATTTTCTTAATTCATTTTTTTAATGTGTTTTTAGTGAACACATTTATGGGTAAAGAATGGCAGGCCAAACAAATAGAAAAACTGGTTGCTAAGCAAAAAGAAAAAATTGCTAAGCTTGGGCGACAGGTAGAACAGGATTACCCCCTGCCCGAAAAAAACTATAAACAAAATATTGGAGAAAATAGCACTAACGAAAAGTTTAAACCCATTTCTCCTGATAATCCAAACCAACCAAACAACCACTAG
- a CDS encoding dihydrofolate reductase: MITMIAAAAENNALGKENDLLWRLPDDFKRFKELTSHHPIIMGRKTFESFDGMLPNRTHFVITRNENYDPGKGVYVVKSLSLALKIAQDLDPNPFIIGGGEIYKMGLDRTDKIELTRVHESFDDADTFFPEIDEEEWTLTEEVFHEKDEKHKYSFSYLTYERK, from the coding sequence ATGATTACCATGATCGCGGCAGCAGCCGAAAATAATGCTCTAGGAAAAGAAAATGATCTCTTATGGCGTCTGCCAGACGATTTTAAGCGTTTTAAAGAGCTTACCAGTCACCACCCAATAATAATGGGGCGTAAAACATTTGAAAGTTTTGATGGTATGCTCCCAAATAGAACACATTTTGTAATTACCAGAAATGAAAATTACGATCCCGGTAAAGGTGTGTATGTCGTAAAAAGTTTATCACTGGCTTTAAAAATTGCTCAGGATCTGGATCCTAATCCTTTTATTATTGGAGGTGGGGAGATTTACAAAATGGGATTGGATAGAACTGATAAAATTGAACTTACCCGTGTTCATGAAAGCTTTGATGATGCCGATACTTTTTTTCCTGAAATAGATGAGGAAGAATGGACGTTAACGGAAGAAGTTTTTCATGAAAAAGACGAAAAGCACAAATACTCTTTTAGTTACCTAACTTATGAGCGTAAATGA
- a CDS encoding pyridoxamine 5'-phosphate oxidase family protein has translation MSTENLEYSEARKKMKSMVEDIKTAMMITNIGSKPVDAIPMTTKKVDTEGNIWFLSGMNSDHNGNIAKDSDVQLLYSDPKDYEFISIYGQASIVTEKDILEDLYSKVDDTWFKGEDDPNLSALKIDPKEAYFWDTKSNKYVSLFKMGVAAVTGDQKDIGEKGKLDL, from the coding sequence ATGAGCACAGAGAATTTAGAATATAGTGAGGCAAGAAAGAAAATGAAATCTATGGTAGAAGATATTAAAACTGCCATGATGATTACAAATATTGGTTCTAAGCCGGTAGATGCGATCCCAATGACCACTAAAAAAGTGGATACTGAGGGAAATATTTGGTTTCTAAGCGGTATGAATAGTGATCACAACGGGAATATTGCTAAAGATAGTGATGTACAACTTTTATATAGTGATCCAAAGGATTATGAATTTATAAGTATCTATGGACAGGCTTCTATAGTAACTGAAAAAGATATTCTGGAAGATCTTTACAGCAAAGTAGATGATACTTGGTTTAAAGGAGAGGACGATCCAAATTTAAGCGCACTTAAGATCGATCCAAAAGAAGCTTATTTTTGGGATACCAAATCCAATAAATATGTTTCACTATTTAAAATGGGTGTAGCTGCGGTTACAGGCGATCAAAAAGATATTGGAGAAAAAGGAAAATTAGATTTGTAA
- a CDS encoding 3-deoxy-D-manno-octulosonic acid transferase, with protein MYSKFGVLRGIYNLLTYLTKAALPIPAKFNPKLKLFVAGRKQVFSELEKLDFSKDWAWFHAASLGEFEQAVPIMEALKNNYPDYRILVSFYSPSGYENKKEHPLADAIVYLPIDTPKNAKRFVSIIKPKLAFFIKYDIWPNFLKELKENKIRTFLISGAFRKEQIYFKSYGSLFKESLKVFEHIFLQNESSKQLLKTINIENTTVSGDTRFDRVARQLEYNNQLDFVAKFKENKTCIVAGSTWPEDDAILLDYINTAPENVKIIIAPHEIKPEKIERLKAQFVKKTVLFSAKKDAEINQFQVLIIDTIGLLTKIYNYADIAYVGGAAGTSGLHNILEPATFGIPIIIGKNFEKFPEARQLQKLAGLFSVASSDEFKNVTTKLVEDKTFREKTGMISGHFINSNTGATSTVISYLKKHNS; from the coding sequence TTGTATTCTAAATTCGGTGTTTTGAGAGGTATTTATAATTTACTTACTTATTTAACTAAAGCAGCATTACCTATTCCTGCAAAATTCAATCCAAAACTTAAATTGTTTGTGGCCGGAAGAAAACAGGTTTTTAGCGAACTGGAGAAATTAGATTTCTCTAAAGATTGGGCTTGGTTTCATGCAGCATCATTAGGCGAATTTGAGCAGGCTGTACCAATTATGGAAGCATTGAAGAACAACTATCCAGATTATAGAATTCTGGTAAGTTTTTATTCTCCATCTGGTTACGAGAACAAAAAAGAACATCCATTAGCCGATGCAATTGTTTATTTACCCATCGACACTCCTAAGAATGCAAAACGCTTTGTATCTATTATAAAACCAAAGCTTGCTTTTTTTATTAAATACGATATTTGGCCAAACTTTCTAAAGGAATTAAAAGAAAATAAAATTCGCACATTTTTAATTTCTGGAGCATTTAGAAAAGAACAGATCTATTTTAAGTCCTACGGAAGTCTCTTTAAAGAGTCCCTAAAGGTATTTGAACACATATTTCTTCAGAATGAATCTTCAAAGCAGCTTTTAAAAACGATTAATATTGAAAATACCACGGTAAGCGGTGATACTCGTTTTGATCGTGTGGCGAGGCAGCTAGAATATAATAATCAACTTGATTTTGTAGCCAAATTCAAAGAAAATAAAACCTGTATCGTTGCCGGAAGCACCTGGCCAGAAGATGATGCGATTTTGTTAGATTATATAAATACGGCACCTGAAAATGTAAAAATCATTATTGCTCCCCATGAGATTAAGCCTGAAAAAATTGAGCGACTAAAAGCTCAATTTGTAAAGAAAACAGTATTATTTTCAGCAAAAAAGGATGCTGAAATTAACCAATTTCAAGTGCTAATTATAGATACGATTGGATTATTAACCAAAATATATAATTATGCTGATATCGCTTATGTTGGTGGTGCAGCGGGTACAAGTGGTTTGCATAATATTTTAGAACCAGCAACATTTGGTATCCCGATAATTATCGGTAAAAACTTCGAAAAATTTCCAGAAGCCAGGCAACTTCAGAAACTCGCCGGATTATTTTCCGTTGCTTCCTCAGATGAATTTAAAAATGTTACAACTAAACTTGTTGAAGATAAAACATTCCGAGAAAAAACAGGAATGATAAGTGGGCACTTTATAAATAGCAATACCGGGGCTACTTCTACTGTTATTTCCTATTTAAAAAAACACAACTCTTGA